GGATCGATCCGACATCGCTTCGACTGGAACGACTCAAGGCCGTCCCGTCGTCGGGCACCGGAGCCGGAGCGGAGCGCTGCGCGCCGATCCCGGCGACGACGACGGCCGCCACACCGACCAACTGCAGCAGATCCGGGCGCTGCGTGAGGATCACCAGTCCGAGCACGGTGGCGATCGCCGGTTCCAGGGCCATCAAGGTGCCGAAGGCCGCCACCCGCATCCGGCGCAGCGCCAGCATCTCGAATGCGAAGGGCAACAACGGCACCAGGATCGCCACGCCGATGCCCTGGAGCGCGATCGGCACGGTGAGCCCGCTGATCGCGGCCATCAGTCCACATGGGGCGAGCGTGACGGCCGCCGTACCGAGAGAGATGGCCAGCCCCTGCATGCCCGGCAGCTGCGAGCCGACCCGCTGGGTGAGCAGGATGTAGCCGCCCCAACTGATTCCGGAAGCGACCGCGAATCCACAGCCGACCAGATCGAGATGACCGACCCAGGGTTGGGTCAGGCCGAGTACGCCGCCCAGCGCCAGCGCCGGCCAGAGCAGCGCCGACTGGCGGTGGCATCGAAGCGCGGCCACGCTCAGTGGCCCAAGGAACTCGATGGCCACCGCCGTGCCGAGCGGGATACGGGCGATCGCCTCGATGAACATCAACATCAGCAGGCCGGTCACCACGCCCAGGCCGAGGGTGTTCCGCAGCAGCAGCCACGGCAGTCGAAACAGCGGCGGCCGGGCGAGTACCAGCAGGACGGCCCCGGCGACCGTCAGCCGCAGCCATGCGGTGCCGGCCGGAGTCAGCGCCTGAAACAGCTGCGTGCTCAAGGCCGAGCCGAGTTGGACGGACAACATGGCCGATATGGCCAATGCGGGGGCGGGGATCTTCACGGCCTGAGTCAATCGTTCCACAGCATTCGCGTCCAGCGGAGGTTCATCAACAGACCGTCCGCAAGAAGTGGATAATTGGCCGCGTGGACCTCGACAAGCTTCGCGCCCTGGTGGAGTTGTCCCGTCGGGGCACGATGGGCGCGGTCGCCGCCGCTACCGGATACGGCACGTCCGCAGTCAGTCAGCAGCTCGCGGCTCTGGAACGCCAGGTCGGCGTCCCGCTGCTGGAGGCTTCCGGTCGGCGGGTGCGGCTGACACCCGCAGGCCGTCGGCTGGCCGACCACGGCGTGGGCATCCTGTCCGCTGTGACCGCGGCCGAACTGGACGTGGCCGCGCGCAGCGAGCCGCACGGCCTGGTGCGGGTCGCCGGGCACACGATGGCACTGCAGCAGCATGTGATCCCGGCGGTCCCTGGGCTGCTCGAAGCCTATCCGGACGTGCAGCTGGAGCTGCAGGAACGGGAACCGCCCGAGGTCATCGGGCTGCTCGACGACGACCAGATCGATCTCGGGTTCGTCTACGAGTACTCCCTCGTCCCCCGGGTCTGGCGGCACCCGCACACCTTCATCCACAGCAGTCCGATGGTGCTCGCCGTGCCCAACGACGCCGACGTGCCCGACCGGATCAGGACGGCAGCCGATCTGGCCGGGTTTCGTGGGACCGGCTGGATCGCGAACTCCCGCGACACCGCCGACGACGAGCTGACCCAGCGGTTGTGCGCCCTGGGCGGCTGGACCCCCGTCATCCGGCACCGCGCCGACAGTCTCGACCTGGTCGTGGATCTCGTCCTGGCCGGGCAGGGCGTGAGCGTGATGGTGGCCGACGCGCCGGCCGCCCGGCGGGTCCGAACGGTGCCGCTAGATCTTGGGTCGGTCGAACGCCGGATGTGGAGCGTCGTGCGCGCCGGGGCGCTGACCTGGCCGGCCACGGCGGCCGTGGTCGACCACATCCTGGCCGTACTCACCCCTCCCGCGCCGTGACAAGCGAGCCGAAGCTTCGGCGGGCCCCTGAGATCGTGACCCGTGGTCGACGCGTCACCGGACACTCCCCCGGGCACTCGTACTGCCGAAGGCTTGACGTCGACAAGGGACGGGCGCACCCTGTTCCCGGGGTGCTCAATCTGCCTAGGACCGTAGGGGCGGGGATTCGGTATGCATCGGTTCGATATGCATCGGTTCGGCGGGCAGCAGATCGGCCGCACAGCTGCACTTATCGTCGCCATCTGCCTTCTTGGTGGAGCCGAGCCGACGATAGCCGGAGCGACTTCCACCTCCTCGCCGCCCACGTCACGTCCCTCGGAGCCGGCCTACGCAGGGAGCACCCAACACGACGCGGCGTCCGAACACTGCAACGAGCCACTCGCCGATCGGGTGGGTGGCTGGACCTGCTTCGGTGCGAGTATCACAGATACCCCACGATCCTTGCCCGGTCACTGAATCCGGCCCCTGACAAGCAGCGCCGGAGAAGCCGGCGGCTGAGTCCAAGTGACGGCGGCGGAACCAAGTCGTTCGCTGCCGTAACCCCGACGTCAGTTGCCCTGGTGAGTGGTTGTCGGGGGGTCCGCCTCCGCGTTGGCGTTGTTGGTGGCTGCGGCGATCGCCGCGGCCCGAGCCCGTCCTGCGGCCAACCCTTTCTCGCCGAAGGCGGCCTTGTACTGCTCCCGAGACATGAACCTGAAGGACTTGGCTTCGTCGAGCGTGGGGATGTGTACCGTCGCTCCAGTCTGGTCAGCCGTGCTGGATGGCGTCGATTCCGGCTCGGGTGCGGCACCGGACGCCGATGACGTGGTCGCCAGGAGCGCCCCCAGGACTACCGTCCCCATGGTCAGGCTGAGTTTCCATGACGATCGGACCACCTGAAATCCCTCCCCCGGTCGTGCGCGCCCGACGCGGCGCGTCAGTGCCAGCTTACTGAATCCAGTCAGCCGTAACCACAACGGGTCTGGCCTTGCGAGTGGGGCGTACCGGAAGAGCGGCTTCGACGAGGGGCCAGCTCGGCGCGCGCAATTCGCGTAACGGTGGCACGCAAGAATCCACCGTACAGACGAAGTTGTGCCGCTCGTCAGGCGACTCCAGCCGACCGGTCGCCCTCAACAGCCACCCACCGGGCCCATTCGGAGTTAGGAAATGATGACCTTCTCCTCGGTGACCATCACAGCGACCGAGTCGTGGTCGACGAACGTGCGCTCGTCCGGCTGCACCAACTCCTTGTAGTTGGCGGACGAGAAGAAGTTGTTGATGTCTTCCCAACTGTCGAACCAGATCTCGGTCATCCCGTCGAAAGCGGGGACGGGATAGCCCGGGGCAGGAACGGGGTGTGACACCGCGTACTTCCGGACATACTGCCTAGCCTCCGGAATCGACGTGAACAATGGGGCGTGGCGCTGTCGGTGATAATCGACAAATTCGTCGTAACTGATGCCGTCGATCCGATTGATCATGTAGGCGAACTTGATCACTTCTTCGTCACGTCCTCTTGGCCGCTGGATGCGGCGTGGTGCGGTCTACGCTAGGTGTTGTCATGGATGTCAGAGGCAAGCGGTTGTGGCCCAGAACGCACTAGTGGTCTGTGATTGAAGTTGTTTTGCGGATGGCTTTGGTGAGGATCTGGTCGGCTGTTTTGGTCCAGACGAACGGGTGGGCGCGGTCGTTCCAGCCGTTGATGAAGCCGCGGATCTTGCCGGTGAGTTGGCTGACGGAGGTGAAGGTGCCGCGGTGGATGGCTTGTCGTTCGATGATGCCGAACCACACTTCGACCAGGTTCATCCAGGATGCGGAGGTGGGGGTGAAGTGGACGTGGATGCGGGGGTTGTCAGCCAGCCAGTCGCGGATTTCGATGCGTTTGTGGGTGGCGTAGTTGTCCATGACCAGGTGCAGGTCGGTGTCGGGGTAGGCCTTGGCGACTTGTTTGAGGAACCGCAGGAACTCCTGGTGGCGGTGTCGGGGTTGGCATATTCCGGTGACGGTGCCGGTGGCGATGTCCAGCGCTGCGAACAGGGTGGTGGTGCCGTGGCGGACGTAGTCGTGGGTGCGTTTGGCCGGCACGAAAGGTCGCATCGGCAGCATCGGCGCGGTCCGGTCCAGCGCCTGGATCTGCGATTTTTCGTCGACGCAGAGCACCACCGCGTTTTCTGGTGGGGCCAGGTAGAGCCCGACGACGTCGGTGACCTTGGCGATCAGTTCCGGGTCGGTGGAGAATTTGAACGTCTCGGACCGCCACGGCTGAACACCGGCCTCGCGCCAGGCCTTGGCGACGGTGCTGTTGCTGGTCTTCAGATGCTGGGCCAGCAGTCGGGAGGACCAGTGGGTCACCCCGAGCCGCTGCGGCGGCGGCCTCAACGTGGTGGCGATGATCTTCAGCCGGTCCACCTGGCGGGGCCGGCCGGAACGTTGCTCGTCGAACAGACCGTCGATCCCGTCCTTGGCATACCGCGCCCGCCACCCGGTCACCGTCGGACGGGAAACCCCGACCCGCTCGGCGATCTCGGTGTTGGA
This window of the Nakamurella panacisegetis genome carries:
- a CDS encoding EamA family transporter gives rise to the protein MKIPAPALAISAMLSVQLGSALSTQLFQALTPAGTAWLRLTVAGAVLLVLARPPLFRLPWLLLRNTLGLGVVTGLLMLMFIEAIARIPLGTAVAIEFLGPLSVAALRCHRQSALLWPALALGGVLGLTQPWVGHLDLVGCGFAVASGISWGGYILLTQRVGSQLPGMQGLAISLGTAAVTLAPCGLMAAISGLTVPIALQGIGVAILVPLLPFAFEMLALRRMRVAAFGTLMALEPAIATVLGLVILTQRPDLLQLVGVAAVVVAGIGAQRSAPAPVPDDGTALSRSSRSDVGSIRPAASGQR
- a CDS encoding LysR family transcriptional regulator, with product MDLDKLRALVELSRRGTMGAVAAATGYGTSAVSQQLAALERQVGVPLLEASGRRVRLTPAGRRLADHGVGILSAVTAAELDVAARSEPHGLVRVAGHTMALQQHVIPAVPGLLEAYPDVQLELQEREPPEVIGLLDDDQIDLGFVYEYSLVPRVWRHPHTFIHSSPMVLAVPNDADVPDRIRTAADLAGFRGTGWIANSRDTADDELTQRLCALGGWTPVIRHRADSLDLVVDLVLAGQGVSVMVADAPAARRVRTVPLDLGSVERRMWSVVRAGALTWPATAAVVDHILAVLTPPAP
- a CDS encoding EthD domain-containing protein, whose amino-acid sequence is MIKFAYMINRIDGISYDEFVDYHRQRHAPLFTSIPEARQYVRKYAVSHPVPAPGYPVPAFDGMTEIWFDSWEDINNFFSSANYKELVQPDERTFVDHDSVAVMVTEEKVIIS
- a CDS encoding IS630 family transposase, translating into MRIPALVLRDGERKQLESWVRSSSVRAGLAQRARIVLLAADGVSNTEIAERVGVSRPTVTGWRARYAKDGIDGLFDEQRSGRPRQVDRLKIIATTLRPPPQRLGVTHWSSRLLAQHLKTSNSTVAKAWREAGVQPWRSETFKFSTDPELIAKVTDVVGLYLAPPENAVVLCVDEKSQIQALDRTAPMLPMRPFVPAKRTHDYVRHGTTTLFAALDIATGTVTGICQPRHRHQEFLRFLKQVAKAYPDTDLHLVMDNYATHKRIEIRDWLADNPRIHVHFTPTSASWMNLVEVWFGIIERQAIHRGTFTSVSQLTGKIRGFINGWNDRAHPFVWTKTADQILTKAIRKTTSITDH